From a single Candidatus Cetobacterium colombiensis genomic region:
- a CDS encoding sigma factor-like helix-turn-helix DNA-binding protein — protein sequence MSTYKLWCNYLRIDRFIYPDEKKLKFLNFCHENNVVYLSEIDEELLTQYSKVPGVGPGRIADIKNDLSEIVERFSKQKTYKKIVSCRLDRIIFNIKHIEGITVGEFLNYTQNDIDSLQLSNNELERIYEICTTTLPLGETLKKIKNTLSEEDIQLLVDRLENNKTLEEIGSLRNISRERTRQIEIKLKQIIANIFRNTNLNIALKIQADFKDEISLDEMLKLFGEDYRFLVSFLKRNEIFSRPFYIDFLDLFLFDRRERFFKIFYSLEFTNILTTENVKTIRSSFKSFKWITQEEIEKIITKLGYEKHGKYYVQNSGYKDILELYFVKLVSHPLRVDENTIKLIIEDINTRLDYNLYSEEIKTMNDNTAIYLARRLEGLLSRIDGIIMTDSRTYIHINKIKYNVEAFLSLKETILSFNENYIDSIAVYKNLETKLNEIGIYSDHVFYSLFKYHFAQELNLTTNGNSRVLTIGDQEFNRVEELEKFMEIEGKILEKSYIQEKLNYSNVSLNNAIDNSNKIISFDRSFIGLINFVHMSKAEIELFKNLVISNDNDGNISIPELISKINLNKGFKAFIKKNNINKYFIASLVRYYFPEYKGGCNLLSKKINLKIS from the coding sequence ATGAGTACATACAAATTATGGTGCAACTACCTTAGAATCGATAGATTTATTTATCCTGATGAAAAGAAATTGAAATTTTTAAATTTTTGTCATGAAAATAATGTAGTCTATCTTTCTGAAATAGACGAGGAGTTACTTACTCAGTACTCCAAAGTTCCTGGTGTTGGACCTGGAAGAATTGCAGATATCAAAAATGATCTTTCTGAGATTGTAGAAAGATTTTCAAAACAAAAAACTTATAAAAAAATTGTATCTTGTCGTTTAGATCGGATCATTTTTAATATAAAACATATTGAGGGTATTACTGTAGGGGAGTTTTTAAATTACACTCAAAATGATATTGATTCTTTACAACTATCTAATAATGAATTAGAAAGAATTTATGAAATATGTACAACCACTCTTCCTTTAGGAGAAACTTTAAAAAAGATTAAAAATACTCTTTCAGAGGAAGATATTCAACTATTAGTAGATAGACTAGAAAATAATAAAACTCTTGAAGAAATTGGAAGTTTAAGAAATATCAGTCGTGAAAGAACTCGACAAATTGAAATAAAATTAAAACAAATAATTGCTAATATATTTAGAAATACAAATCTAAATATAGCTTTAAAAATACAAGCCGATTTTAAAGATGAAATATCTTTAGATGAAATGTTAAAACTTTTTGGGGAAGATTATCGTTTCTTAGTTAGTTTTTTAAAAAGAAATGAAATTTTCTCTAGACCGTTTTATATTGATTTTTTAGATTTATTCCTTTTTGACAGAAGAGAACGTTTCTTTAAAATCTTTTACTCTTTAGAATTTACAAATATTTTAACTACGGAAAATGTTAAAACAATTAGAAGTAGTTTTAAAAGTTTCAAGTGGATTACTCAAGAAGAAATTGAAAAAATTATAACAAAATTAGGATATGAAAAACATGGTAAATACTATGTCCAAAATAGTGGATATAAAGATATTTTAGAACTTTATTTTGTTAAATTAGTTTCTCATCCTTTAAGAGTCGATGAAAATACTATTAAATTAATTATTGAAGATATAAATACTAGATTAGACTACAATCTATATTCAGAAGAAATAAAAACTATGAATGATAATACGGCTATTTATCTAGCTCGTAGACTAGAAGGGTTGCTTTCTAGAATAGATGGCATTATCATGACTGATTCAAGAACTTATATTCATATAAATAAAATTAAATATAACGTTGAAGCATTCTTAAGCTTAAAAGAAACTATTCTGTCTTTCAACGAAAATTACATTGATAGTATAGCTGTTTATAAAAATTTAGAAACTAAATTAAACGAAATTGGAATATACTCTGATCATGTATTTTATTCTTTATTTAAATATCATTTTGCTCAAGAGTTAAATCTAACTACTAATGGTAATAGTAGAGTTTTAACAATTGGAGATCAAGAGTTTAATAGAGTAGAAGAATTAGAAAAGTTCATGGAAATTGAAGGGAAAATTCTTGAAAAAAGTTATATTCAAGAAAAGCTTAATTATTCTAACGTTTCTTTAAATAATGCAATTGATAATTCAAATAAAATAATAAGTTTTGATAGATCTTTTATTGGACTTATTAATTTTGTACATATGTCAAAAGCAGAAATTGAACTTTTTAAAAATTTAGTTATTTCTAATGATAATGATGGTAATATATCAATTCCTGAATTAATAAGTAAAATTAATTTAAATAAAGGTTTCAAGGCTTTTATCAAGAAAAACAATATAAATAAATATTTTATAGCTTCTTTAGTTAGATATTATTTTCCTGAATACAAAGGTGGTTGTAACCTGCTTAGTAAAAAAATTAATTTAAAAATAAGTTGA